From the Harpia harpyja isolate bHarHar1 chromosome 16, bHarHar1 primary haplotype, whole genome shotgun sequence genome, one window contains:
- the SFN gene encoding 14-3-3 protein sigma: protein MARNHQVQKAKLAEQAERYEDMADFMKAVVEHGDELSNEERNLLSVAYKNVVGCQRSAWRVISSIEHKTEEGDDKAQLVNEYREKVERELNCVCKNVLALLDKYLIKKASDAESKVFYLKMKGDYFRYLAEVATGDDRKKTIDNAQEAYQEAMDISKKEMQPTNPIRLGLALNFSVFHYEIANAPDQAISLAKTTFDEAMGDLHTLSEDSYKDSTLIMQLLRDNLTLWTAECAGEDGGEAGEEPKN from the coding sequence ATGGCAAGAAACCACCAAGTGCAGAAGGCCAAGCTGGCCGAGCAGGCTGAGCGCTACGAGGACATGGCGGACTTCATGAAGGCGGTGGTGGAACATGGGGACGAGTTGTCCAACGAGGAACGCAACCTCCTCTCCGTCGCCTACAAGAACGTGGTGGGGTGCCAGCGCTCGGCGTGGAGGGTCATCTCCAGCATCGAGCACAAAACCGAAGAGGGGGACGACAAAGCGCAGCTGGTGAACGAATATCGGGAGAAGGTGGAAAGGGAGCTGAATTGCGTCTGCAAGAACGTCCTGGCCTTGCTGGACAAGTATCTCATCAAGAAGGCGAGCGATGCTGAGAGCAAGGTCTTCTACCTGAAGATGAAGGGCGACTACTTCCGATACCTGGCCGAGGTGGCCACCGGGGACGACCGCAAGAAGACGATAGACAACGCCCAGGAAGCCTACCAAGAGGCCATGGACATCAGCAAAAAGGAGATGCAGCCCACGAACCCCATCCGCCTGGGGCTGGCGCTCAACTTCTCCGTCTTCCACTACGAGATCGCCAACGCCCCCGACCAGGCCATCTCCCTGGCCAAGACCACCTTCGATGAGGCCATGGGGGACCTGCACACGCTCAGCGAAGACTCCTACAAGGACAGCACCCTCATCATGCAGCTGCTCAGGGACAACCTCACGCTATGGACAGCCGAGTGCGCGGGAGAAGACGGCGGCGAGGCTGGCGAAGAGCCCAAGAACTGA